A stretch of the Argentina anserina chromosome 6, drPotAnse1.1, whole genome shotgun sequence genome encodes the following:
- the LOC126800102 gene encoding transcription factor bHLH147 produces MAPSFVSDASLDSSRKKRRKLKDDRNPAATTQVRWRSDNEQRIYSTKLVEALQKVRQGSISSLTTAVSGGKTVKEAADRVLAVAAKGTTRWSRAILSSRLRLSRRLQKRRKARMTGDSRCKRADVTRERRMPAVQRKVKVLSRLIPGCRKAPLPNLLEETTDYIAALEMQVRAMTVLTELLSGAPAASRLNSTS; encoded by the coding sequence ATGGCACCCTCGTTTGTCTCGGATGCCAGTCTTGACTCGAGTCGCAAGAAACGTCGAAAGCTCAAGGATGATCGGAACCCGGCTGCAACTACTCAAGTGAGATGGAGATCCGATAACGAGCAGCGGATCTATTCAACTAAGCTGGTGGAGGCACTCCAGAAGGTTCGCCAGGGATCAATATCATCGCTTACGACGGCCGTCTCGGGCGGGAAAACTGTGAAGGAGGCAGCTGACAGGGTTCTGGCCGTGGCAGCGAAAGGTACGACTAGGTGGAGCAGGGCGATTCTGTCGAGTCGACTCAGGCTGAGCAGGAGGCTTCAGAAGCGCAGGAAGGCAAGGATGACCGGGGACAGCCGGTGTAAGAGAGCGGACGTGACGAGGGAGAGGAGGATGCCGGCTGTGCAGAGGAAAGTTAAGGTTCTTAGCCGGTTGATTCCCGGTTGCAGGAAGGCTCCGTTGCCGAACCTTCTAGAAGAAACAACTGATTACATAGCGGCGCTGGAGATGCAGGTTCGAGCTATGACGGTTCTGACGGAACTTCTCTCCGGTGCTCCAGCGGCTAGTCGTCTCAACTCCACCAGTTGA